Proteins from a genomic interval of Diospyros lotus cultivar Yz01 chromosome 6, ASM1463336v1, whole genome shotgun sequence:
- the LOC127803051 gene encoding uncharacterized protein LOC127803051 produces the protein MVGVGGGAFWGTRVMEIVKKHDSGGLVWKRIKLTTTRKANAKKRLLRVWQNEAVLKACAEPPPKTSVSGPANTVENDCNSTQS, from the exons atggtgggagTAGGAGGAGGAGCGTTTTGGGGGACAAGAGTAATGGAGATTGTGAAAAAACACGACTCCGGGGGCCTTGTTTGGAAGAGAATAAAGCTCACCACCACCCGCAAAGCTAACGCCAAGAAGCGTCTTCTTAGGGTTTGGCAG AATGAAGCTGTGCTGAAAGCATGTGCAGAACCACCTCCAAAAACTTCGGTTTCTGGTCCTGCCAATACCGTGGAGAACGATTGTAACAGCACACAGTCTTGA
- the LOC127803275 gene encoding NAC domain-containing protein 83: MEMEKQPLLNLLVEDNYNNNNNNNGGGGTMKLPVGFRFHPTDEELVMHYLKPKVLSLPLPAQVIPDLDVFHTYPWDLPGDPREKRYFFCKRRRNNYYGNGWNGIINGGGYWKVKGKEKYVLGGGSKQAVGVKKSLVFRHCFCGRQSTNYYWVMQEYRLLASSQTTLPLSAALNLRKLMQLGVGMEEDWVVCCIFQKKKKPKKGRRITPSPSTIVDTEMEVVVVVVDFHQNSGIGGPPPQAAASSSSSSSSSSRASEITEVSAKAITDQEEISPYLQY, encoded by the exons atggAAATGGAGAAGCAGCCACTGTTAAACCTGTTGGTTGAAgataactataataataataataataataatggaggAGGAGGAACGATGAAGCTGCCCGTAGGGTTTCGGTTCCATCCCACGGATGAAGAGCTCGTCATGCATTACCTGAAGCCCAAGGTCCTGTCTTTGCCATTGCCTGCACAGGTCATCCCTGACCTCGACGTTTTCCACACTTATCCTTGGGACTTACCTG GTGATCCGAGGGAGAAAAGGTACTTCTTTTGTAAGAGAAGAAGGAATAATTATTATGGGAACGGGTGGAATGGAATAATCAATGGGGGTGGGTATTGGAAGGTGAAGGGCAAAGAAAAGTATGTGTTGGGTGGTGGAAGCAAGCAAGCAGTTGGGGTGAAGAAATCACTAGTTTTCAGGCACTGCTTTTGTGGGCGGCAATCAACCAACTACTACTGGGTCATGCAAGAATATCGCCTTCTGGCTTCCTCTCAAACCACTCTACCACTCTCTGCTGCCCTCAACCTCAGG AAACTTATGCAGCTGGGAGTGGGAATGGAGGAGGATTGGGTTGTATGCTGCATAtttcagaagaagaagaaacccaAAAAGGGCAGGAGGATTACTCCTTCTCCTAGTACTATTGTGGATACTGAGATGGAAGTGGTAGTAGTAGTAGTGGATTTCCACCAAAACAGTGGCATAGGAGGCCCTCCTCCTCAGGCCGCcgcctcctcctcttcctcctcctcctcatcatcacGTGCAAGCGAGATTACGGAAGTATCAGCCAAAGCAATAACAGATCAGGAAGAAATCAGCCCCTACctacaatattaa